A DNA window from Pseudodesulfovibrio thermohalotolerans contains the following coding sequences:
- the nikR gene encoding nickel-responsive transcriptional regulator NikR, with protein sequence MGKTIRFGVSLDSDLLEKFDQHCAERSYQTRSEAIRDLIRNTLVQREWEQAEGDLAGTLTLVYDHHKSGLSQRLTEIQHEAHHVIQSSLHVHLDHYNCLEVIILKGDAEVIKDLGQKLISTKGVKHGNLALTTTGKDLI encoded by the coding sequence ATGGGCAAGACCATTCGATTCGGTGTGTCTCTGGATTCCGATTTGCTTGAAAAATTTGACCAACACTGCGCGGAACGCAGCTATCAGACCCGTTCCGAGGCCATTCGCGACCTTATCCGCAACACGCTGGTGCAGCGTGAATGGGAGCAAGCCGAGGGCGATCTCGCCGGGACCCTGACCCTGGTTTACGACCACCACAAGTCCGGGCTGTCGCAGCGGTTGACCGAGATTCAGCATGAGGCGCATCACGTTATTCAGTCATCGCTGCACGTGCATCTCGACCATTACAACTGCCTTGAAGTCATCATCCTCAAGGGTGACGCCGAGGTTATCAAGGACCTCGGGCAGAAGCTCATATCCACCAAGGGCGTCAAGCACGGCAACCTCGCCTTGACAACCACGGGCAAAGACTTGATTTAA
- a CDS encoding NAD(P)/FAD-dependent oxidoreductase, producing the protein MLATDEETMTNTVKTDFDVIIVGAGPAGLFAAYYLSEHSDLNVLLIDKGKRSLKRNCPISGDQECIKCRPCNILCGVGGAGLFSDGKLNYIHKLGKTDLTQFVGTSEAIQLIEETEEIFNKFGMDGKVFPTDMEAAKQIRKQARKDGIDLLVIKQKHLGSDNLPGHIAGMADHIRDKGVVFHTSENVTDVLVNKGRVTGVVTSRGEYTARNVILAPGRVGAEWVAHEVRKHGIQVSQRGIEVGVRVEVHNEIMQDICSVIYDPTFFVRTNKYDDQTRTFCTNYGGYVALENYQDFVCVNGHALMNKKSDNTNFAFLSKVVLNDPVEDNQAYGESIGRLATLIGGGKPILQRFGDLRRGRRSTWDRIGNGYIEPTLRNVVPGDIAMALPERILTNLMDGLEQLNNVVPGVSNDETLLYAPEIKFFATQVETREHLETSVDGLFVAGDGPGVAGNIVGAAATALIPAKEIIRRL; encoded by the coding sequence ATACTTGCGACAGACGAGGAGACCATGACCAATACCGTGAAGACTGATTTCGACGTCATTATCGTGGGGGCGGGCCCGGCAGGGCTGTTCGCCGCCTACTACCTTAGCGAGCATTCCGACCTGAACGTGTTGCTTATCGACAAGGGCAAACGTTCCCTGAAACGCAATTGCCCCATCTCCGGCGACCAGGAGTGCATCAAGTGCCGCCCCTGCAACATCCTGTGCGGCGTGGGCGGGGCCGGACTGTTCTCCGATGGCAAGCTCAACTACATCCACAAGCTCGGCAAGACCGACCTGACCCAGTTCGTCGGCACCTCCGAGGCGATTCAGCTCATCGAGGAAACCGAGGAAATCTTCAACAAGTTCGGCATGGACGGCAAGGTCTTCCCCACCGACATGGAGGCGGCCAAGCAGATTCGCAAGCAGGCGCGCAAGGACGGCATCGATCTGCTCGTCATCAAGCAGAAGCACCTGGGTAGCGACAATCTGCCCGGCCATATCGCTGGCATGGCCGATCATATCCGCGACAAAGGCGTGGTTTTCCATACTTCCGAGAACGTCACCGACGTGCTCGTGAACAAGGGAAGGGTAACGGGCGTCGTCACCAGCCGGGGTGAATACACCGCCAGAAACGTTATTCTCGCCCCCGGACGGGTGGGAGCCGAATGGGTCGCCCACGAGGTCCGCAAGCACGGCATCCAAGTGTCCCAGCGCGGCATCGAGGTGGGCGTGCGCGTCGAGGTTCACAACGAGATCATGCAGGACATCTGCTCGGTGATCTACGACCCGACCTTCTTCGTGCGCACCAACAAGTACGACGATCAGACCCGCACCTTTTGCACGAATTACGGCGGTTACGTCGCGCTCGAAAACTATCAGGATTTCGTCTGCGTCAACGGCCACGCGCTCATGAACAAGAAGTCCGACAACACCAACTTCGCCTTCCTCTCCAAGGTCGTGCTCAACGATCCGGTGGAGGACAACCAGGCATACGGCGAGTCCATCGGCCGTCTGGCCACTCTTATCGGCGGCGGCAAGCCCATCCTCCAGCGGTTCGGCGACCTCAGGCGCGGACGTCGTTCCACCTGGGATCGCATCGGCAACGGCTACATCGAGCCGACCCTCAGGAACGTGGTCCCCGGCGACATCGCCATGGCCCTGCCCGAGCGCATCCTGACCAACCTCATGGACGGCCTGGAACAGCTCAACAACGTGGTGCCCGGCGTTTCCAACGACGAGACCCTGCTCTACGCCCCCGAGATCAAGTTCTTCGCCACTCAGGTCGAGACTCGCGAGCATCTCGAAACCAGCGTGGACGGCCTTTTCGTGGCCGGAGACGGTCCCGGCGTGGCCGGAAACATCGTCGGCGCGGCCGCCACCGCCCTCATTCCCGCCAAGGAAATCATCCGCCGCTTGTAA
- a CDS encoding flagellar basal body rod C-terminal domain-containing protein: MSDVNISALTALSTVQEVSANNIANVNTDGFRASSVSLESGPEGRGVEVASITESSVPGVMVDGVETSNTDIGREMTDMIGTGHAFSANTAFVRAQEEMTGHLLNLIA, translated from the coding sequence ATGTCCGACGTCAACATCTCGGCCCTGACCGCGCTGTCCACCGTGCAGGAGGTTTCGGCCAACAACATCGCCAACGTGAATACCGACGGCTTCAGGGCTTCGTCGGTTTCCCTTGAGTCCGGTCCGGAAGGGCGGGGCGTCGAGGTGGCGTCCATCACCGAATCTTCCGTGCCCGGCGTTATGGTCGATGGCGTGGAGACCTCCAACACCGACATTGGCCGCGAGATGACGGACATGATTGGCACCGGGCACGCCTTTTCCGCGAACACCGCCTTCGTCCGCGCCCAGGAGGAGATGACCGGCCATCTCCTGAATCTGATCGCCTGA
- a CDS encoding sigma-54 interaction domain-containing protein, translating into MSLNLDGIIGNSPALAKVFKVLKKVAPTDSTVLVTGESGTGKELLVRALHRNSGRRDMPFVPINCGAIPRELLESELFGHEKGAFTHAIRSRPGRFELADGGTIFLDEIGEMDLSLQVKILRALQEKEIERVGGTSIKKVDVRVVAATNRDLEGEVAAGRFREDLFYRLNVIPLNLPPLRERGMDILLLAEHFLGRHCGSKARKPLSLSEKARQMLLTYSWPGNVRELENFMERLTILCDGCEVKPEDLPEKIFTDIGESPLREEEKIEPVHPVGFAWPSLKDMRDKDLKLKDFLEAIEGRLLAEALEQADGVKNKAAELVGIKRTTLIEKLKKRDLL; encoded by the coding sequence ATGTCGCTCAACCTGGACGGCATCATTGGGAACAGTCCGGCCCTGGCCAAGGTCTTCAAGGTCCTGAAAAAGGTCGCGCCCACGGACAGCACCGTGCTGGTCACGGGCGAGTCGGGGACCGGCAAGGAGCTTCTGGTCAGGGCGTTGCACCGCAACAGCGGGCGTCGCGACATGCCGTTCGTCCCCATTAACTGTGGGGCGATTCCGAGAGAACTGCTCGAATCCGAGCTCTTCGGCCACGAGAAGGGAGCCTTTACCCACGCCATCCGCTCGCGGCCCGGCCGTTTCGAGCTGGCCGACGGCGGGACCATCTTTCTCGATGAAATCGGCGAGATGGACCTCTCGTTGCAGGTCAAGATTCTTCGCGCCTTGCAGGAGAAGGAGATCGAGCGGGTGGGCGGCACTTCCATCAAGAAGGTCGACGTCCGCGTGGTGGCGGCCACCAACCGCGACCTGGAAGGCGAGGTCGCCGCAGGTCGGTTTCGCGAGGATTTGTTCTATCGCCTCAATGTCATTCCCCTGAACCTTCCGCCCCTGCGTGAGCGGGGCATGGATATCCTGCTTCTGGCCGAGCATTTTCTCGGCCGCCATTGCGGCAGCAAGGCGCGCAAGCCGCTTTCCCTTTCCGAGAAGGCGCGGCAGATGCTTCTGACCTATTCCTGGCCCGGCAATGTGCGCGAGTTGGAGAACTTCATGGAGCGGCTGACCATCCTGTGCGATGGCTGCGAGGTGAAGCCCGAGGATTTGCCCGAAAAAATCTTCACGGACATCGGGGAGAGTCCGCTCAGGGAGGAAGAGAAGATCGAGCCGGTCCATCCTGTCGGATTCGCCTGGCCCTCCCTCAAGGACATGCGGGACAAGGATCTCAAGCTCAAGGATTTTCTGGAGGCCATCGAGGGCCGTCTGCTGGCGGAGGCCCTGGAGCAGGCCGACGGGGTCAAGAACAAGGCTGCGGAATTGGTTGGCATAAAGAGAACCACCCTCATCGAGAAGTTGAAAAAGAGGGATTTGCT
- a CDS encoding class I SAM-dependent methyltransferase: protein MGGRVWLLDRAADMEALWDAMDDGDLDEDERLPYWAEVWPASVLLGRHILRNAEKLRGRACLDLGCGLGLTGMIAASVGARVAAFDYEWPAVRFARHNGELNNVPQPLWLLMDWRQPAFNPHAFDFIWGGDVLYEKRFFDPLIRLFRHALAPGGRIWIGEPVRTVSRPVWERLRAEGFAAEKLVVEKVALCGQNATVNLWEITIP, encoded by the coding sequence GTGGGCGGCCGCGTCTGGCTTCTCGACCGCGCCGCGGACATGGAGGCGTTGTGGGACGCCATGGACGACGGTGACCTGGACGAGGACGAACGGCTTCCGTACTGGGCCGAGGTCTGGCCCGCCAGCGTACTGCTCGGGCGGCATATCCTGCGCAACGCGGAGAAGCTGCGCGGCCGCGCCTGTCTCGATCTTGGCTGCGGGCTCGGCCTTACCGGCATGATCGCGGCTTCGGTGGGCGCGCGGGTGGCGGCCTTCGATTACGAATGGCCCGCCGTGCGTTTCGCCCGTCACAACGGCGAACTCAACAATGTTCCCCAGCCCTTGTGGCTGCTCATGGACTGGCGGCAGCCCGCCTTCAATCCGCACGCCTTCGATTTCATCTGGGGCGGGGACGTGCTGTATGAAAAACGTTTTTTCGATCCCCTGATTCGGTTGTTCCGCCACGCCCTTGCGCCCGGCGGACGCATCTGGATCGGCGAGCCTGTGCGCACCGTGTCCCGGCCCGTCTGGGAGCGGCTGCGCGCCGAAGGGTTCGCCGCCGAGAAATTGGTCGTGGAAAAGGTCGCCCTGTGCGGCCAGAACGCCACGGTAAACCTTTGGGAAATCACCATTCCCTGA
- the folE2 gene encoding GTP cyclohydrolase FolE2 — protein sequence MEDVQKSQATIAMPIDRVGVKGLRLPIIVRDRESGIQHTVAQVSMSVDLPAEFKGTHMSRFVEALEHWEGTLDYNSFRTLLDDIVDRLQARSAHLRFVFPYFLRRRSPVSKAGGLMDYTCRVDGNLKEGKLTFTLGADVPVMTVCPCSKAISDEGAHSQRAEVRIRTRFDGFLWLEDLIEIGERAGSCQVFSLLKREDEKYVTETAFANPTFVEDVVREAAKGLDEHPRVHWYKVEVESFESIHNHSAFAVIESGD from the coding sequence ATGGAAGATGTACAGAAAAGTCAGGCTACTATCGCCATGCCCATCGACAGGGTAGGCGTCAAGGGGTTGCGGCTGCCGATCATAGTCCGGGACCGCGAGTCCGGGATTCAGCATACCGTGGCCCAGGTTTCCATGTCCGTGGACCTGCCCGCCGAGTTCAAGGGCACGCACATGAGCCGTTTCGTGGAGGCTCTGGAACATTGGGAAGGGACGCTCGACTACAATTCCTTCCGGACGCTGCTCGACGACATCGTGGATCGGCTCCAGGCCCGCAGCGCCCACCTGCGTTTCGTATTTCCCTATTTCCTGCGCCGCCGGTCTCCGGTTTCCAAGGCTGGGGGCCTCATGGATTACACCTGCCGGGTGGACGGCAACCTCAAAGAAGGCAAGCTGACCTTCACTCTGGGCGCGGACGTGCCGGTCATGACCGTCTGTCCCTGCTCCAAGGCCATCTCCGACGAAGGCGCGCACTCCCAGCGGGCCGAGGTGCGCATCCGCACCCGTTTCGACGGCTTCCTCTGGCTGGAGGACCTTATCGAGATCGGCGAGCGCGCCGGGTCCTGCCAGGTCTTTTCCCTGCTCAAGCGCGAGGATGAGAAATACGTCACCGAGACCGCCTTCGCCAATCCGACCTTTGTGGAGGACGTGGTCCGCGAGGCGGCCAAGGGGCTCGACGAACACCCCCGCGTGCATTGGTACAAGGTCGAGGTCGAGAGCTTCGAGTCCATCCACAACCACTCGGCCTTCGCGGTCATCGAGAGCGGGGATTAG